The window GTTTATCCTTCAAATCGCTCAATGAAGCTTCTTTAGGAGCACTACTGACTGAATTGCTGCTGCAAATGACCTCCGAGTTatggttattgttgttgttatcaccaTTGATTAAACTTAAGAGCTGTTGAGCTGCGAGATGAACTCCTTCTTCATCTGGGCAAGTACCACTAACACTCCTCTTCTTTGTAAGAGGGGATCGCCCTCGCCTATCTGTCACACCCCAACTCTTTACACAATCTTTTAAATCTATCCTCAAAGGAGGAGGCGAAAGCGCAGCAACATTAACATCAAtacttctctcttcttcttcttcatctcgaAGAACATCAAAACGATCATTAGCATCATCcccatcatcatcaaaatcattaaAACTAGCTCGAAAACCCCCATTTTTCGCGCTTTTTTTACTACCGCTAGGGGGTTTCATCCCTCTCCAATCTCTATCAGGATGACATCTCATGTGACCAAATAAAGATTTCTTGGATGGAAAATCCTTACCACAAAGATCACAAATTATTTTCATCATCTCATGATTATCAAAAACCCCATCTCCaaaatcatcttcatcttcatcatcatcattatcatcaaatcTTTTCATCAACTTTGAAGATTTCTCTTGACTAAAATTCTTCTTCCACTTTCTTAACTCTTCCaatctttgatttgcttgaacaTGTGCACTACTCATATGACCTCCTAAAGCTTTCCCCGAGCTAAACTCTTTGCCACACTCACAACATATATGTTCTTTCTTAAGTTTCGCgaagaaatctattttttcttCGCGAACTTTATTTTCATCTTCCTTACAAAGATCCTCATCTCCGTCAGCATCAACTTTGATCTTTTCCTCATCTTTAACGAGCTTACGAATAGGAATCTTTATCTTCACCTTAAAAGTAttcgaagaagatgaagaaggacCATTTTCACTGGATCCATTATTTTCTTGATCATCTTGAGCTTCCATGTGGggtgaaaattcaagaaaacaagcACGAAAACCAAGAAAGGTTTTACTCTTGGGAGGAAAACAATGAAACCctagaagaaaaagagaagacaGAAGGTCAGTAGGGGAGTATAAGAGACAGAAAAAAAGATATAGTAAGTGATGAGTTGGAAATTATTAAAAACAATGATAGtaataattagaataaaaataaaatgattaataattaaaataaaaataaaaaatgaaatatgagTAATATGGAAAGAAGATGGACACTTCCTTTAGAGAAAATCCACATCCCAAAATTAAAGGTCGAAAAATCAGTTCCATTGTAATACGCAATAAGATCTATGTCAAtccatataaaagaaaaaaatttcaagcaGAAAACCTTTTTTTCGATTTCCCACCCGGTATTCTGTACCAATAATATGAATGCGACTATTTTGGATCATGTAGGCAGGACTCGTTAAAGGGGAAAAGGTTTTTTTTATAATGATATTTTGTTCATTTGAACTCGAGACATTTGATTAATGTCGGAGCCAAAATTTTTACTAATAGAGttcaaaattgaaagaaataggCACACAAACTAGCCAAAATgggttcaatatatatatatatatatatatatatatatatatatagtacaattTTTAACGAAGGGGGATCGGATGAACCCCCTAACCTTAGTGGCTCCACCCCGAAATTTGATTAGAGGTACTTACTCCAATCGCTCCATTCACTTTCAAAATACTTGTTATATTTAGACATgtcacacccattaagaaaacaatgatgtgatgactattttatcatattacccTTATTAATGGATGTTTGAGATTAATTCTTAAAAGGatgatttgaaaaataagtatttaatgttaaggataaaacgtggaaaaagaataattatttttcttaatatgttaaaagtaacaataaaaataaaaatttaattttagaaaatttgaCAAGCAAAGTGAATGGAGAAAGTAACACAAACATATTGTTGCTTACTTCTGCATATTACGTATAATATCTTTCCCTATTGTGTCGGATAAATTACAGAGTCATTcacaaaaaaagttaaattactactattaataaatGTGAAGAAGGAGGTAGCTTTTCGTCAACATATCTGTTTCTTCACTTATTTCAACTACTTCGTAATTTTACTAtgttattcttaattaattattttaaattatttatatacaagaaaattaataatatttaataaaaaggtaaaatagatatttatgatatgtctgtttTAGTTGTTTGACtgcttaattttattatatcacatctaattaattattataagtcatctaggtattaaaaaattaataatatttaataaataataaataaacataaatgataaattaattcttaatattttaaattaataagacatcttatatgagattcattttaaaaaaattcacaagtaattttgctccatgattttactatattacccctaattaattatagtaagtcatttacatataagaaaattaataatatttaataaaaaaaatagacaatgacatatctgcttcagctgcttcaaccataattttattatatcacccataattatttattataagtcatttaggtattacaaaattaataatatttaataaaaaataaaattgacataaaatgataaattagtttttgatgttttaaattaacatgaaatcttatatgagactcatttaaaaatttttcacaaatattttttttatagtagtttGGCTATATCACATCTAATTAgaattaggtattataagtcatttatgataTATccgcttcgctgcttcaatcataaaatttggatgactctcgaaattatttcagtgccacttaaattagaatagaataaaagtattataaatcataataattaaaaacttaaattattttaagaatataattgactatcaatgccacaaaaatttgacaaggagagtaacatatattatttgaaaattacataaaaaatattataaattacaatagctaacaatttaaaatatgtaaaacatattaaaaatatgattgattatctaaattatatttgtgtcacataaattctGAGATAGTTTTGGCATTTTATAGTTTGCTTgttttaatgttttaatttagtaatttgttgatccaagtgatgttttcgaatttaacatgttttgaaaatttaatactttgtttattttattttgctaaaATACTATacatttaaaaattatgcaaaaaaaataataattattataagtcataattattaacatcttataatattttataaacatatagtaaaaaatatgattgacttttgaaattctaatagtgtcacataagttgcgataaaggaaataacataaattatttgaatttacatTCAAAGATAccataaatcacaatgattaacaacttaaaatacttaaaaaatatattagtaaaaattcgattgactctcgaaattctaAAATTGAGACAAAGAAAGTAACAtaaattgtttgataattatgtaaaagatACTATAATTAcaatgattaacaacttaaattatttaaaaatttatgttttatactCTAAATGCTATTTGTgctacataaattgaaataacgCAAATATTATATGTTGGGCACGGGCTAAAATATCTAGTTAGTATTACatattatcatgtatttttttaaataagagaTTCAGATGAATTTCTTCCTTATATATAGGGTTGTGCTTATACCANNNNNNNNNNNNNNNNNNNNNNNNNNNNNNNNNNNNNNNNNNNNNNNNNNNNNNNNNNNNNNNNNNNNNNNNNNNNNNNNNNNNNNNNNNNNNNNNNNNNNNNNNNNNNNNNNNNNNNNNNNNNNNNNNNNNNNNNNNNNNNNNNNNNNNNNNNNNNNNNNNNNNNNNNNNNNNNNNNNNNNNNNNNNNNNNNNNNNNNNNNNNNNNNNNNNNNNNNNNNNNNNNNNNNNNNNNNNNNNNNNNNNNNNNNNNNNNNNNNNNNNNNNNNNNNNNNNNNNNNNNNNNNNNNNNNNNNNNNNNNNNNNNNNNNNNNNNNNNNNNNNNNNNNNNNNNNNNNNNNNNNNNNNNNNNNNNNNNNNNNNNNNNNNNNNNNNNNNNNNNNNNNNNNNNNNNNNNNNNNNNNNNNNNNNNNNNNNNNNNNNNNNNNNNNNNNNNNNNNNNNNNNNNNNNNNNNNNNNNNNNNNNNNNNNNNNNNNNNNNNNNNNNNNNNNNNNNNNNNNNNNNNNNNNNNNNNNNNNNNNNNNNNNNNNNNNNNNNNNNNNNNNNNNNNNNNNNNNNNNNNNNNNNNNNNNNNNNNNNNNNNNNNNNNNNNNNNNNNNNNNNNNNNNNNNNNNNNNNNNNNNNNNNNNNNNNNNNNNNNNNNNNNNNNNNNNNNNNNNNNNNNNNNNNNNNNNNNNNNNNNNNNNNNNNNNNNNNNNNNNNNNNNNNNNNNNNNNNNNNNNNNNNNNNNNNNNNNNNNNNNNNNNNNNNNNNNNNNNNNNNNNNNNNNNNNNNNNNNNNNNNNNNNNNNNNNNNNNNNNNNNNNNNNNNNNNNNNNNNNNNNNNNNNNNNNNNNNNNNNNNNNNNNNNNNNNNNNNNNNNNNNNNNNNNNNNNNNNNNNNNNNNNNNNNNNNNNNNNNNNNNNNNNNNNNNNNNNNNNNNNNNNNNNNNNNNNNNNNNNNNNNNNNNNNNNNNNNNNNNNNNNNNNNNNNNNNNNNNNNNNNNNNNNNNNNNNNNNNNNNNNNNNNNNNNNNNNNNNNNNNNNNNNNNNNNNNNNNNNNNNNNNNNNNNNNNNNNNNNNNNNNNNNNNNNNNNNNNNNNNNNNNNNNNNNNNNNNNNNNNNNNNNNNNNNNNNNNNNNNNNNNNNNNNNNNNNNNNNNNNNNNNNNNNNNNNNNNNNNNNNNNNNNNNNNNNNNNNNNNNNNNNNNNNNNNNNNNNNNNNNNNNNNNNNNNNNNNNNNNNNNNNNNNNNNNNNNNNNNNNNNNNNNNNNNNNNNNNNNNNNNNNNNNNNNNNNNNNNNNNNNNNNNNNNNNNNNNNNNNNNNNNNNNNNNNNNNNNNNNNNNNNNNNNNNNNNNNNNNNNNNNNNNNNNNNNNNNNNNNNNNNNNNNNNNNNNNNNNNNNNNNNNNNNNNNNNNNNNNNNNNNNNNNNNNNNNNNNNNNNNNNNNNNNNNNNNNNNNNNNNNNNNNNNNNNNNNNNNNNNNNNNNNNNNNNNNNNNNNNNNNNNNNNNNNNNNNNNNNNNNNNNNNNNNNNNNNNNNNNNNNNNNNNNNNNNNNNNNNNNNNNNNNNNNNNNNNNNNNNNNNNNNNNNNNNNNNNNNNNNNNNNNNNNNNNNNNNNNNNNNNNNNNNNNNNNNNNNNNNNNNNNNNNNNNNNNNNNNNNNNNNNNNNNNNNNNNNNNNNNNNNNNNNNNNNNNNNNNNNNNNNNNNNNNNNNNNNNNNNNNNNNNNNNNNNNNNNNNNNNNNNNNNNNNNNNNNNNNNNNNNNNNNNNNNNNNNNNNNNNNNNNNNNNNNNNNNNNNNNNNNNNNNNNNNNNNNNNNNNNNNNNNNNNNNNNNNNNNNNNNNNNNNNNNNNNNNNNNNNNNNNNNNNNNNNNNNNNNNNNNNNNNNNNNNNNNNNNNNNNNNNNNNNNNNNNNNNNNNNNNNNNNNN of the Capsicum annuum cultivar UCD-10X-F1 chromosome 11, UCD10Xv1.1, whole genome shotgun sequence genome contains:
- the LOC107846241 gene encoding uncharacterized protein LOC107846241, which encodes MEAQDDQENNGSSENGPSSSSSNTFKVKIKIPIRKLVKDEEKIKVDADGDEDLCKEDENKVREEKIDFFAKLKKEHICCECGKEFSSGKALGGHMSSAHVQANQRLEELRKWKKNFSQEKSSKLMKRFDDNDDDEDEDDFGDGVFDNHEMMKIICDLCGKDFPSKKSLFGHMRCHPDRDWRGMKPPSGSKKSAKNGGFRASFNDFDDDGDDANDRFDVLRDEEEEERSIDVNVAALSPPPLRIDLKDCVKSWGVTDRRGRSPLTKKRSVSGTCPDEEGVHLAAQQLLSLINGDNNNNNHNSEVICSSNSVSSAPKEASLSDLKDKPKRKAAVDDTEGAHCGETCSDSPVHKKRRREKVLVKLEPGKDPVPSPVIKKTPDVKYTCKICGKIFASHQALGGHRSSHNKFKITIENTIDHHQDQEIKARNQEDINTQVHAHQDVQLGNQEINNYNIIDQHGSNNNNAHKCEICDKIFPTGQALGGHQRSHWTNNQEESSGQNPSKVLDFDLNELPELPDLDDDYYR